One Helianthus annuus cultivar XRQ/B chromosome 7, HanXRQr2.0-SUNRISE, whole genome shotgun sequence genomic region harbors:
- the LOC110882635 gene encoding uncharacterized protein LOC110882635: MACEPPVYNGEVDPIVCQRWLSDIEGVFERTHCDEDDYIACGTGQLRGQAKDWWDNKKKEIGSEAAKAMTWDEFKTPFLKHHTPKAVVNRIKEEFMQLRHKGESIHKITGTFMDKMEFCNELITNEEQKIYYYYNMLSTEYREFMTPSKYETLTEIINVAREREIELKKQVERVERRAHDVNPSPTKKMRTKVTGKKSDAKGGSPNCKICGKGHRGECRFKDKPCPICRKTLRDIWLHHAQKK, encoded by the coding sequence ATGGCGTGTGAACCGCCAGTCTATAATGGGGAGGTAGACCCAATAGTATGCCAacgatggctaagtgatatcgagGGGGTATTTGAGAGAACCCATTGTGATGAAGATGACTACATAGCCTGTGGTACGGGTCAGttaagaggtcaagcgaaagattggtgggataacaagaagaaAGAAATTGGAAGTGAAGCGGCTAAGGCTATGACGTGGGATGAATTTAAGACACCGTTTCTTAAACATCATACTCCTAAGGCGGTTGTTAACAGAATCAAAGAAGAATTCATGCAGCTTAGACATAAGGGTGAGTCCATTCACAAAATCACGGGAACGTTCATGGATAAAATGGAGTTTTGTAATGAACTGATAACAAACGAAGAACAGAAGATATATTATTATTACAATATGTTGAGCACCGAGTATAGGGAATTTATGACTCcttcaaaatacgagacccttaccgagatcataAATGTTGCTCGGGAACGGGAGATTGAATTGAAAAAGCAGGTTGAACGGGTCGAACGAAGGGCTCATGATgttaatccaagccctaccaagaaaatGCGAACGAAGGTAACGGGGAAGAAATCAGATGCAAAAGGCGGGTCGCCAAATTGCAAAATATGTGGAAAGGGTCATAGGGGCGAATGTCGCTTCAAGGATAAACCTTGCCCCATATGTCGGAAAACTCTACGGGACATATGGCTTCATCATGCGCAGAAAAAGTGA